In Vibrio echinoideorum, the sequence TCGCCATTTACAGGTAAGGCTTCACACTCCAATGGCATTGGCACGCCTACCACAAGATAATCACCAGCAGCGTAAGTAACGGGTCTGTCGCCAATATAGATGTTCTTTTTGCCCTGCCCGAGCATGATAATACCCGACTGGTAAGTGAATGGCTGGCGCTGATTCCCGCCACTGCTTCTATACAACCACACACCGCCAATTTCAGTTTCTCTGATCCCTTCGAGATCATCCCAACCTTTGTGTTCTACATAAGACTGTAACAACTGCGCGAGTGTTTTCATAAGTGGCGACTTTCCATTCCAAGTGCTAAGAGTAAGTAAGCTAAAGCAGAGAAAGAATATCAACTTTGTAGAAATAGGCAATTTATTTGGAGGATCAGCTCTTCATCACCCTAGATTACTGTACTAATATGCAAATATAGAAATTGAGCAATCAAATAAAATAACAAATTGAGCTTTACACAAGGAATCTCTAATGCAATTCACTTATGTTAACCCTACAGTTATCCACTTCGGCCAAGGCCAAATCAACGCTATCAGCCAAGCGGTTGATACTTCGAAGAAAGTACTAGTCATCTACGGTGGCGGTTCAATCAAAAGCAACGGTGTTTACGACCAAGTTGTCGCTTCTCTCAAGGATCACGCTTGGATTGAGTTCGCTGGTGTTGAAGCTAACCCAACGAAAGAGACGCTAGATAAAGCCGTCGCTCTTGTTAAAGAAGAAAACGTAGAGTTCATTATCGCTGTTGGCGGTGGTTCAGTAATCGACGGTTCTAAATACGTTGCGGCGGCAGCTAAATACGACGGCGACGGTTGGGATATCCTAGCGGGCAAACACCAAGTTACTGAAGCAACTCCTATTGGTGCGGTACTGACACTTCCTGCGACAGGTTCTGAATCTAACATGGGTGCGGTAATCACTCGTAAAGAGACTCAAGAGAAACTGGCATTCATGAACCCTGCGGTACAGCCTAAATTTGCGGTTATGGACCCAGACGTAATGAAGTCTCTGCCAGAGCGCCAACTGATCAACGGTCTAGTTGATGCATGGGTTCACGTATGTGAGCAATACATCACAATGCCAACAGACGCGATGGTTCAAGACGGTTACGCAGAAACACTGCTTAAGAACCTACTTGTACTGGGTAAGCAATACGACGAGCGTGACAACGACGCTTGGCGTGCAAACCTAATGTGGACAGCAAACCAAGCGCTTAACGGCCTGATTGGTACGGGTGTTCCTCAAGATTGGGCAACACACATGATTGGCCACGAATTCACTGCGCTATGGCACGTAGACCACGCGCGTTCTCTTGCGATTGTTCAACCTTCACTACTTCGTAATCAAATCGAAGCGAAGCGTGGCAAGCTAGAGCAAATGGGTCGTAACGTATTTGGCCTAGAAGCGGGTGCTGATTTAGCCGAGCGTACAATCGCGGCAATCGAAGCCTTCTACCACAGCCTAGACGTTCCAACCATGTTCGACGGTTACGAAGCAACTAAAGCGGCAGCAATCGACAACGTTGTTGCTCAACTTGAATCACACGGTTACCTGCAACTTGGCGAAAACCAAGCAATCACGCCAGAGAAAACGCGTGAGATTTTAGAGTCTGCGATTCACTAAGAATTGCTAAAGTAGAGAGAAAGCAAAGGCAATGGTCACACAAAGATGATTTTTTACACCTGACTGAACCCATTACTTATTTCTTTCGTACAAACAAAGCAGCGTTCATTTTGGGCGCTGCTTTTTAATTTGCCCTACAAGATGCTATTAAATTCTCATAAGTCCTTAATTTTATGTGCATTCAGATTTCTATATTGGTAAGGTAAACCTGTCTCTTTACTAGGTATGAACAACGATTTGAACAATCTCAAGGAAATGGTTAAGTTTAAGTCACTTAACAAGTGGTATGGTGATTTTCATGCCCTAAAGGATATCGATTTAAATATTGAACAAGGAGAGATAGTGGTGATTTGCGGGCCATCAGGTTCGGGCAAATCAACCTTAATCCGTTGTATCAATCAGCTAGAACCTTTCGAAAGTGGCGAGCTTTGCGTGTTAGAACAAGTGCTTCCGAGTAAATTCAACACACCTGGCCAAGTCGGAATGGTGTTTCAGCATTTTCATTTATTCCCTCATCTTACCGTGCTTGAAAACCTGACACTGTCTCCAATACGTACGCTTAAAAAAAGCAAACGAGAAGCCGAGAAGCTTGCAATGCACTATCTCGAGCGCGTACACATCGCTGAACAAGCCAACAAATACCCAGTGCAACTTTCTGGCGGTCAGCAACAACGTGTAGCTATCGCCCGTTCGCTGTGCATGAAGCCTGAATTACTGCTTTTTGATGAACCGACTTCAGCGCTTGATCCTGAGATGATCAACGAAGTGCTCGACGTGATGGTTGAACTGGCGAGCGAAGGTATCACCATGGTGTGTGTGACCCACGAAATGGGCTTTGCGAAACAAGTGGCCGACCGCGTTATCTTCATGGATGAAGGACAAATTGTGGAATCGAATACGCCACAAGCGCTCTTTGAAAACCCTCAACATGAACGTACTCAAGCGTTCCTAAATCAGATCCTGACTTATTGATGTTGATTCGAATTATTAAACCCGCCCTATCTGCTTTGGTACAGATTGTTGTACTGGTGGCTGCTGTTGTTTGGATTCTCGACTCTGGTGCACAAACCATGGGATACAGCTGGCAATGGGAGCGTGTGCCGGACTATATTGCTTTCTATAAAGATGGTGAATGGTGGCCTGCAGAATTAGTTGAAGGGCTGCTGGTTACCATCAATATCTCTTTGATTTCTTTGGTTGCTACGCTGGTCATTGGTTTAACGACAGCGCTGTTGAGAAACTCAAATTCTGTGGTTGGACGCACCTTAGCCACCAGCTATGTTGAGTTGATTCGTAACACGCCGTTATTAGTACAAATTTATTTGCTCTATTTTGTATTTGGCCCCGTATTAGGGCTCGATCGCTTTAGCACTGCCGTTTTAGCCTTGGCACTTTTCCAAGGCGCTTATACCGCCGAGATATTTCGTGCCGGTTTAAATGGTATTGCGAGAGGACAATTTGAAGCAGCTCAATCCTTGGGCTTATCAAAGACCTATACTTACTGGGATGTGATTCTTCCTCAGGTGGTGCAACGCACCTTGCCACCTTTGACCAATGAAGTGATCTCTCTTATTAAAAACTCTTCAATTGTGAGTGTCATGGCTATTTTTGACCTGACGACTGAAGCCAGAAACATCGTTTCTGAAACCGCGATGCCATTCGAGATTTGGTTCTCTGTGGCGATCATTTATCTTGCTCTTACACTTTCACTTTCTGCCGTTGCTGCTTGGCTTGAGCATAAGCTCGGGGCTAACTGGCGAACACAATAAGGATTTATCAGCATGAAGCTATTTAAACCCGCGATTACAGCCCTACTTGCGCTTGCCGTAAGTTTGCCTGCACTTGCTTCTGAAACGCCTAACCTCGATAAAATCAACGAACGTGGCTCACTGCGCGTTGGTATGTCGACATTTGTTCCTTGGGCGATGCGTAACAAACAAGGCGATCTCGTTGGCTTTGAAATCGACGTGGCGAAACGCCTTGCCGAAGACTCTGGTTGGAAAGTCGAATTTGTACCTACGGCATGGGACGGTATTATCCCTTCTCTATTATCGAAAAAATTTGATGTAATCATCGGCGGTATGTCTATCACTGAAGCTCGTGCTAAAAGCGTATTGTTCACTGAACCTTACTCGCACTCTGGCGTTCAACTGGCGGCTAATAAAGAGCTAGCGGAAGGTTTTACTCAGATCTCTGATTTTGATTCTCGCCGTGTAAAAATTGCAGCACGTCGTGGAGCATTCACGGTTCAAGTCGCTCGTGAAACCTTCCCTAAGGCGAAAGTTCTACAGTTCGATGACGATGCTCAAGCATTCCAAGAAGTGTTGAACGGCAACGCACACGCGGTTATTGCGTCTAGCCCGAAACCAGAACACGAAACGATCAAAAACGCAGACACGCTATTTATTCCATTTGAAGAGCGTCTATCAAAAGGTAACGAAGCATTTGCAGTTCGCCTAGGTGAAACTGACAAGGCAGAATTCTTCAACGAATGGATCAAAGCACGTACTGAAGACGGTTGGTTGAAAGAGCGTTACGAGTACTGGTTCTCTACTCTAGATTGGCAAGACCAGATTGCTCAAGGTCAGTAATCAGAACTTTTGCTGGTGAATCGAGGCAGTGCGTTGTCTGCACTGCCTCGATTCGGCAACTTGATTCGCTTTATTGATGATCTAAAACTCAACAAAACAGCCTACTAATTATTATTGTTTAAACAGGAATGACGTGAGTAGTACTAGCGCATTAACAACACCTAAGCCCAACGTTTATATGAAGCCTTGGTATCAACGCCTTAACCTTTTGGATGGCGTGTTACTCGCTGTCATGTGTGTGTTTGCAGGCTGGCTTTATTATCGTTCCGCTGTTGGTATTAACTACCAGTGGCGCTGGGAAGATGCGTTTACCCTGATTTTCATTCCACCTTCTCAAGGCAATATTCCTTACTTTTTCCAAGGCTTGGTCGCGACACTGCGCTTGAGTGCTTGGAGCATGGTGTTAGCACTCTCTTTTGGCACATTACTTGGCGTTGCAAGGCACTCTAAAATTGCTTTCTTTCGTACGCCTGCGCTGATTTTTATCCAGTTGGTTCGAAATATTCCGCCACTGGTGTTTGTCTTTATATTCTATTTCTTCGTTTCTAACCAACTGATTCCATTACTTAGTTTAGAAAGTATCTTGCGTGAACACAATGGCGAGATTAACACTGTTCAAGATTTCCTATTCGGCCCAGCTAACCTTTGGGAAAACTTGGCGTCTGGTGTTATCTGTATTGGCTTGCTCTCTTCTGCTTATATTGCTGAAGTGATTAGAGCTGGTTTAGAAGGTATT encodes:
- a CDS encoding iron-containing alcohol dehydrogenase; the protein is MQFTYVNPTVIHFGQGQINAISQAVDTSKKVLVIYGGGSIKSNGVYDQVVASLKDHAWIEFAGVEANPTKETLDKAVALVKEENVEFIIAVGGGSVIDGSKYVAAAAKYDGDGWDILAGKHQVTEATPIGAVLTLPATGSESNMGAVITRKETQEKLAFMNPAVQPKFAVMDPDVMKSLPERQLINGLVDAWVHVCEQYITMPTDAMVQDGYAETLLKNLLVLGKQYDERDNDAWRANLMWTANQALNGLIGTGVPQDWATHMIGHEFTALWHVDHARSLAIVQPSLLRNQIEAKRGKLEQMGRNVFGLEAGADLAERTIAAIEAFYHSLDVPTMFDGYEATKAAAIDNVVAQLESHGYLQLGENQAITPEKTREILESAIH
- a CDS encoding amino acid ABC transporter ATP-binding protein produces the protein MNNDLNNLKEMVKFKSLNKWYGDFHALKDIDLNIEQGEIVVICGPSGSGKSTLIRCINQLEPFESGELCVLEQVLPSKFNTPGQVGMVFQHFHLFPHLTVLENLTLSPIRTLKKSKREAEKLAMHYLERVHIAEQANKYPVQLSGGQQQRVAIARSLCMKPELLLFDEPTSALDPEMINEVLDVMVELASEGITMVCVTHEMGFAKQVADRVIFMDEGQIVESNTPQALFENPQHERTQAFLNQILTY
- a CDS encoding amino acid ABC transporter permease codes for the protein MLIRIIKPALSALVQIVVLVAAVVWILDSGAQTMGYSWQWERVPDYIAFYKDGEWWPAELVEGLLVTINISLISLVATLVIGLTTALLRNSNSVVGRTLATSYVELIRNTPLLVQIYLLYFVFGPVLGLDRFSTAVLALALFQGAYTAEIFRAGLNGIARGQFEAAQSLGLSKTYTYWDVILPQVVQRTLPPLTNEVISLIKNSSIVSVMAIFDLTTEARNIVSETAMPFEIWFSVAIIYLALTLSLSAVAAWLEHKLGANWRTQ
- a CDS encoding transporter substrate-binding domain-containing protein — translated: MKLFKPAITALLALAVSLPALASETPNLDKINERGSLRVGMSTFVPWAMRNKQGDLVGFEIDVAKRLAEDSGWKVEFVPTAWDGIIPSLLSKKFDVIIGGMSITEARAKSVLFTEPYSHSGVQLAANKELAEGFTQISDFDSRRVKIAARRGAFTVQVARETFPKAKVLQFDDDAQAFQEVLNGNAHAVIASSPKPEHETIKNADTLFIPFEERLSKGNEAFAVRLGETDKAEFFNEWIKARTEDGWLKERYEYWFSTLDWQDQIAQGQ
- a CDS encoding amino acid ABC transporter permease; this translates as MSSTSALTTPKPNVYMKPWYQRLNLLDGVLLAVMCVFAGWLYYRSAVGINYQWRWEDAFTLIFIPPSQGNIPYFFQGLVATLRLSAWSMVLALSFGTLLGVARHSKIAFFRTPALIFIQLVRNIPPLVFVFIFYFFVSNQLIPLLSLESILREHNGEINTVQDFLFGPANLWENLASGVICIGLLSSAYIAEVIRAGLEGIPKGQWEAADSLGLSALSKYRFVVGPQVLTAITPPLAGQAISLVKDTSIVSLISIQEMTFVGTEMANSSGLIFEIWLIVGFVYFALCFALSRLFKVIEQRSSAYLNHQ